The Poseidonibacter lekithochrous region TCTAACTTACTTGGTATTATTAAAAGATTAAAAAATGAAGATATTACTTTTGAAACTGCTACTAACAATTTAGTAATCAGACAAAATAAATCTATTTTTAAATTACCTATGTATGATGCTAATGAATATCCAACTATAATTAATAATGCAAATTTAAAATCTTTAGATATTTCAACATTAAATTTTATTAATTCTATTAGAAAGATTACTCCAGCAGTAGATAACAATAATCCTAAATTTGAATTAAATGGAGCATTAATAGATATTAAAAGTTCTAAAACAAATTTTGTAGCTACTGATACTAGAAGATTAGCTATTTCTCATTTAGAAAATATGTCTAATGATGAATCTCAATTTATTATTCCTAAGAAAGCAATTATTGAAATTCAAAAATTATTCTTAGATGATGCTAAGATTACTTATGATGATACAAACCTAGTCATTTCGAATGACAAAATGAAATTCTTTACAAAACTAATTAATGGAAAATTTCCTGATTATGAAAGAATTATTCCAAGTAATTTAAAACATACTTTATCTTTACCTAAAAATATTTTAGTTGAGTCTATTAAGCTAGTTACTTCTTTATTCTCAAATATTAAAATTACATTTAAATCAAATGCAATAGTATTTGAATCTTTAGATGAAGATAGTGAATCACAAACGCAAATTGATTTAAATTTAGAAATAGAAGAAGAATTCTATTTAGCTGTAAATGCTAAATATTTATTAGATTTTTTATCTATGACGAATAATGAAAATGTAACTGTTGGATTTAATGAATCTAATCTTCCATTCTACCTAGAAGATGAAAGATTTTTTACAATTGTAATGCCAATAGTTTTAGAAAAATAGAAAGAAGAAGGAAATCCCCCAATGAGCAATGAATATAGCGCTGGAAATATTAAAGTTTTAAAAGGTCTAGAAGCAGTTAGAAAAAGACCAGGTATGTATATTGGTGATACTAATATCAATGGATTACACCACTGTGTTTATGAAGTAGTAGATAACTCTATTGATGAAGCAATGGCTGGTTTTTGTGATACTATCAAAGTAACACTAACTAAAAGCGGTTCTTGTATCATTTCTGATAATGCAAGAGGTATTCCAACAGGAATGCACCCTACTGAGAAAAAATCTGCTGCAACAATTGCTCTTACTGTATTACATGCAGGTGGTAAATTCGATAAAGATACGTATAAAGTTTCTGGTGGACTTCATGGGGTTGGTGTATCAGTTGTAAATGCTTTATCTAGTAAATTACAAATGACTATTTACCAAAATAAAGAAGTTCATTTCCAAGAATTTACAACAGGTATTCCAGTTGAAGATTTAAAAGTAATTGATACTTGTCGAAAAACAGGTACTACTATTGAATTCTGGCCAGATGCTACTATTTTTGAAACTGTTAGTTTTGATTTTGATATTTTATCTAAGAGATTTAAAGAAATTGCATACTTAAATTCTAATATCACTATTGAATTAAAAGATGAAAGAATTAACAAAAAAGAAGTATATCACTTTGATGGTGGATTAGCACAATTTGTTAATGATATAAATAGAGATACAGCTGTAACTGAAGCAGTTTCATTTAACGTAAGTGAAGATGATATTGAAGCAGACTTTGCTGTTATGTATAACTCTACATATACAGAAAAAACTCTTTCTTTTGTAAATAATATTAGAACAATTGATGGTGGTACTCATGAAGCTGGTTTTAAAGCTGGACTAACACGTGCAATTGTTAAATATGTAAATGAAAATGCAGCAGCAAGAGAAAAAGATACTAAAATTACTGGGGATGATGTAAGAGAAGGTCTTATTGCTGTTATCTCTGTAAAAGTTCCAGAACCACAATTTGAGGGTCAAACTAAAGGTAAATTAGGTTCTTCTTATGTAAAACCTATTTGTCAAAAAGTTACTTTTGAATCATTAGTAAAACACTTCGAAGAAAACCCAGCTCAAGCTAAAGCTATTATGGAAAAAGCATTAATGGCCGCACGTGGTAGAGAAGCTGCTAAAAAAGCTAGAGATTTAACTAGAAAAAAAGATGCTATGACAGTTGGAACTCTTCCTGGTAAATTAGCTGAATGTCAATCAAAAGATCCTGCTATTAGAGAATTATACCTGGTGGAAGGGGATTCTGCTGGTGGTTCTGCTAAGCAAGGTAGAGATAGAGTTTATCAAGCAATTTTACCACTTAAGGGTAAGATTTTAAATGTTGAGAAATCAAGATTAGATAAAATTTTAAAATCTGACGAAATTAGAAACATGATTACAGCTATGGGTTGTGGTATTGGTGAAGATTTCAATGAAGAAAAAGTAAGATACCATAAAGTAATTATTATGACGGATGCGGATGTTGATGGATCTCACATTCAAACATTACTTTTAACTTTCTTCTTTAGATTCTTAAGACCAATTATTGAATCTGGGTATTTATATATTGCTCAACCGCCGTTATATAGATATAAAAAAGGTAAAAATGAAATTTACCTAAAAGATGATAATGCTTTATCTAACTTCTTAATTGAAAATGGTTTAGAATCATTCTCTTTTGAAGGTTTAGGATATAACGACCTTCTTGATTTATTCAAAACAGTATCAAGATATAGAGGAATGTTAGCTCAATTAGAAAAAAGATACTCTCTTGTAGAAGTATTAAAACACTTAATTGAAAGTCCAGAATTAGTAAATCTTGATTTTGACAAATTATATGAAGAAGTTAAATCATTCTTAGATGCTAAAGGTCACAATATCTTATCTAAGACTATTACAGAAAATAAAATTCAATTATTCGTTCAAACTGGTGCTGGTTTAGAAGAATTAATCATTGATGATGAGTTATTTGCATCTCCATACTTCTCAGAAGCTACTTATATTTATTCTAAGCTAGTTGAAAGAGATATTTCTATGTTTGATGGAAGAGATTTAATTGAAATCCTAGATGAAATTGAAGGTTTAGCTAAGAAGGGTGCTTATATCCAAAGATATAAAGGACTTGGAGAGATGAATCCAGATCAATTATGGGAAACTACAATGACTCCTGAAGCTAGAAGATTACTAAAAGTAAAAATCGAAGATGCTGAAGTTGCTTCTGATACATTCACACTATTTATGGGTGATGAGGTAGAACCAAGAAGAAACTATATCGAAGAACACGCAAAAGACGTTGAACACTTAGACGTTTAATCTAAAGAAACTTTTTGGAGACTTTTTAAAAAGTCTCTATTTAGTCTCTAAAAAATATTATAAATAATTGCACTTGCAATTATAAAAAGAATCCCTCCAGAGACTTTTTCGAGACTATTTGAATATTTCTGCATAAAACCTTTTGCATTTTCATGATTTACTAAATAAACTATAAAAATATCCCATAATAAAACAGCTAAAAACATCCATAATGCATAAAAACTTTGTATTTCAATTGGTGTATGGGTTTGAATGGATATAGAAAACATCGTAAAATAGAAGATTGAGTTCTTTGGATTTAAAATTGCAGACAAAAAACCTTGCATAAAATACCCTAGAAGCTGTTTTTTATGATTTGTGTATAGATTATCGTTTTTTTGAAATAAATCTCTTCTAGGAGCTAATATAAGTAAATAAGCTATATAAAATAGATAAAGAGAACCTATAATCTTAATACTCACAAAGACAAGTTCATTATCCTTGATTAGAGTAATACCAAATAGTGCAAGTAATATATAAACTAAATTAGCTATTGCTATACCAAAAGCAGTTAATATTCCAGAAATTTTTCCATGTTTACTAGAGTTAGTAATAATTATAAAAAAATCAACACCAGGACTTAGAAGTGCAACAAAATGTGCAAAAGCCAAAGTTAGAAAGTCGTAAAAATAAATTGAAAGTTCCATAGTTCTCCTAAAAAAGAAAATTATATATGAATGAAAAATTTATTTATTGTATAAAATTGATGAGTTAGGTATTTTGTGAAGTTTTAGTCAAAAATGAAATTTTTAAGAGATATTACTAATATTTTTGCTAAATTTAAGAATTTGTTAAAATATATACTAAAAATGACTTTACTTACAATATAAAAGTTGCTAGAATCTTTTTTATCAGAACTATTTTAGGAGTTTTAATGAATATTCGTACTTTGGGGGTAGAAGACCTCATTGAGTTGGCACTACGTACAAAAGATGTAAAAGAGATGTCATATTTACAAAGAAATCCATCTATGAATGTTAGACGAGCACTAGCTAGAAATATTAATATTGCAGATGAGGTTTTAAAAAAATTAGCATACGACCCAGTACAGAATGTTGCCTATATGGCTACCAAAAATCCAAAATCTAGAATCAAAAGAGATTTTCCTAATGCAAGAGCTTGTGTTACTTGTCAAAAAGATGAGAGAGGTTTAAACTGCACAGGATGTCCAGAATTACTAGAGTATAGTGCTTAACTATACTCTAAAATTTATATTATAAGCTAGCTGTTTTTTCTGTATGAGAGAAAATTTGCCCTCTTTTTCTAATAATATTATTTACAATGTGGTAACCATGATTTAATGCAATGGCAATAGAACCACCTGATTTAAATGCAATATCTCCAGCTACATAAACACATTTTGCAGAAGTTTCTTGATGCTCATCGAAAGTAGGTTGATTATTTTCGTTCACATCCACCCCACATGATTTTAAGAAATCAACAGGAGTAGTTCCACCAATTGCATAAATTACTCTGTCATATAGTACTGAGAATCCATCATTATAGTTTACTTTTACTTTTCCACCGTCATTTTCTAGTGAATCAATATCTGTATTCATTCTAAGTCTTAGTTTTTCTTCACCATGATATTTATTTAACATTTCTTCATTTATTTCATTTAATCTTGAAAAAGAAGCTTTTCTATAAACCATAGTTACATTATTGTTCTGATCAGCTAAATCATAAGCATACTCAGCAGCAGAGTTTCCACCACCAACAACTAGGACTTTTTCGTTTGTAGAACATTTATCAAGGTTAAAATTCACCTGAGCTTTAATTGATGGTGGAATTTTATATGCTGGTTTATTTGGTTTACCCATTTTACCAATAGAAATTACTGCATTTCTACTTTTAATTAATCCAGCACTTGTATGAATTTCTAATAAATCCCCTACTCTTACCATTTTTTCAACTTCTGTATTGAAAGAAGAATCAATTTTGTCAGAATCTAATAAGTCATCAAAGTAATCTAATGTAGTCTCTTTAGTTCCATCATAAAACTCAACATTCCCTTGTAATGTTGTAACTTGCCCTTTATAATCTTTATCAACTCTTTTGTTATCTTTATAGAATTTTCTAATAGTATTTGAGTGATTGTCCGTTTTCTCAATTAATAGAATTTCTCCAACTTTGTGCGCTGAAGCTTCGATTGCAGTACCAATACCACCTGGTCCACCACCGATAATTACGATATCATATATTTTATTTGTCATAATACTCTCTTATATTTGTTTACTTATAGAAGGGGATTATACTAAAAATTTAGTTTTTTTTCAATTAGTAACATATATAAGTAAGATTTTGATAAAATTGCCTAAAATTAATTATTATAAAGGTTATAAAAGATATGGAAATGAAATACGGTGAAAAAGAGATACTTGAATTCGATATTAACAATGATGAAAACTATTGGCCAAATACGAATAAAAAGAATTATATCATTGATATTGAATTACCAGAGTTCATGGCAAAATGTCCAAGAAGTGGATACCCTGACTTTGCAACAATCAAAATTCAATACACTCCAGATGAGAAAGTAATTGAATTAAAAGCACTTAAAATTTATATCAATACTTTTATGTATAGAGAAGTTTCTCATGAAAATTCAGCAAATGAAATTTTTGACGTTTTATTTGAAAAATTACAACCAAGATGGTTAAAAGTAATTGCTGATTTCAAACCAAGAGGAAATGTACATACTGTTATTGAAATAGATAGTGCAAAAATGTAGGTAATAAGCCTTGGAAAGATTAGTTACGACTTCACAAGCTGCTCATATACTTGGGCTCTCTTTACAAGGTATACACTACAGAATTAAAAAAAATCAATTAAAATCTATCAAAAAATCTGGTAAGACTTTTGTTTATGTGTCTGAAGAAATGGAAAAAAACGCTTCTTCAAACCATAATACAAAAGTTGAAGCTATAAAAGCAGACACTTCAAATCAAGAACAATCCCAAGCTATCATTGATGTAAAAAATGAACAAATTATTTTATTAAAAGACTCAATGAAATGGATGAAAAAACAGTATAAATCAGAAATCTCAAGATTAGAAAAAAATCAAAAGAAAATCATTAATGTTTTTAACTCGGAGATAAAACTTCTTCAAAGTGCATTTAATGAAATGAGAACTATTTATAAAACTCAACCACAAATTGAATCAAATCCTATTAATACTCAGAGTACTACAGAGTTTATGACTTTAAAAGACTTTTTTGTAATTATGAAAAGGTTTAATAAAACGGAAAAAGAGATTAAATATATTATATTTCAAGCAATTCAAAAAAAAGATAGTAGATTTATTTATAATAAAAAAGAGAAAAAATTACTGATTTTAAAATCAGATTTTGAAGATTTAGCCTAAAAATTGGGCAAAAAAAAAGAGTACTTATAAAAGTACTCCTCTCCAGATACCTAAACACACCACTAAGAGAGGTGCCTTGCTATGTTCCCATCCTGGGGCAGTGTCTCAACATAATGATTGTAAAGGTCTAAAGAAGAGCAATCAAAATACCTAGATATTCTCATTGTTCTTCTTTTTCGAGCTGAAATTATAGCCAAGAAATCTTAAAGTTTAAATAAATTAATTGCAAATAGAGTTTGAAAAGGTATAATTCATAAAAATTTCATAAAAAAAGTATATAAATTGACAAAAAATTTTAATTTAATTGGTATTTCCTCTTTAATCTTCGCAATGTTTATTTGGGGAAGTTCTTTTATTGGTCTAAAAGCCGCAATGGTTGACCTAGGACCATACACAGTAATATTTTTAAGAATGATTATTGCATCTTTCATTTTTGTATTTTTCATAAAACAGTTTCTAAAATACGAATTTACAAAAAAAGATTTAAAATATATTTTATTGCTAGCTATTTTTGAGCCTTGTTTGTATTTTCTATTCGAAGCTAAAGCTTTACAATACACTTCTGCATCACAAGCTGGAATGATTACATCTTTAATGCCTCTAATTACTGCTATTGCTGCAGGATACTTTCTACAAGAGATTATTTCTAGAAAACTTATATTAGGTTCTGCTCTAGCTATGATTGGTGCTGTTTGGTTAAGTGTACAAGCTACAACAACGCAAAGTGCGCCAGATCCTCTATTAGGTAACTTCTTGGAGTTTCTAGCCATGATTTGTGCTGCTGGTTATACTATTGTTGCAAAATATCTAACACATAAGTACTCTGCTTTGTTTATTACAGCAGCTCAAGCCTTTATTGGAGCAGTATTTTTCTTACCATTT contains the following coding sequences:
- the dnaN gene encoding DNA polymerase III subunit beta — its product is MRFIITKNIIENVIASMQPFLEKKDASAITSHIYLEINNTGLILKATDYEIGLESHIDNVNESEDGKATVNGSNLLGIIKRLKNEDITFETATNNLVIRQNKSIFKLPMYDANEYPTIINNANLKSLDISTLNFINSIRKITPAVDNNNPKFELNGALIDIKSSKTNFVATDTRRLAISHLENMSNDESQFIIPKKAIIEIQKLFLDDAKITYDDTNLVISNDKMKFFTKLINGKFPDYERIIPSNLKHTLSLPKNILVESIKLVTSLFSNIKITFKSNAIVFESLDEDSESQTQIDLNLEIEEEFYLAVNAKYLLDFLSMTNNENVTVGFNESNLPFYLEDERFFTIVMPIVLEK
- the gyrB gene encoding DNA topoisomerase (ATP-hydrolyzing) subunit B codes for the protein MSNEYSAGNIKVLKGLEAVRKRPGMYIGDTNINGLHHCVYEVVDNSIDEAMAGFCDTIKVTLTKSGSCIISDNARGIPTGMHPTEKKSAATIALTVLHAGGKFDKDTYKVSGGLHGVGVSVVNALSSKLQMTIYQNKEVHFQEFTTGIPVEDLKVIDTCRKTGTTIEFWPDATIFETVSFDFDILSKRFKEIAYLNSNITIELKDERINKKEVYHFDGGLAQFVNDINRDTAVTEAVSFNVSEDDIEADFAVMYNSTYTEKTLSFVNNIRTIDGGTHEAGFKAGLTRAIVKYVNENAAAREKDTKITGDDVREGLIAVISVKVPEPQFEGQTKGKLGSSYVKPICQKVTFESLVKHFEENPAQAKAIMEKALMAARGREAAKKARDLTRKKDAMTVGTLPGKLAECQSKDPAIRELYLVEGDSAGGSAKQGRDRVYQAILPLKGKILNVEKSRLDKILKSDEIRNMITAMGCGIGEDFNEEKVRYHKVIIMTDADVDGSHIQTLLLTFFFRFLRPIIESGYLYIAQPPLYRYKKGKNEIYLKDDNALSNFLIENGLESFSFEGLGYNDLLDLFKTVSRYRGMLAQLEKRYSLVEVLKHLIESPELVNLDFDKLYEEVKSFLDAKGHNILSKTITENKIQLFVQTGAGLEELIIDDELFASPYFSEATYIYSKLVERDISMFDGRDLIEILDEIEGLAKKGAYIQRYKGLGEMNPDQLWETTMTPEARRLLKVKIEDAEVASDTFTLFMGDEVEPRRNYIEEHAKDVEHLDV
- a CDS encoding LysE family translocator: MELSIYFYDFLTLAFAHFVALLSPGVDFFIIITNSSKHGKISGILTAFGIAIANLVYILLALFGITLIKDNELVFVSIKIIGSLYLFYIAYLLILAPRRDLFQKNDNLYTNHKKQLLGYFMQGFLSAILNPKNSIFYFTMFSISIQTHTPIEIQSFYALWMFLAVLLWDIFIVYLVNHENAKGFMQKYSNSLEKVSGGILFIIASAIIYNIF
- a CDS encoding NAD(P)-binding domain-containing protein; protein product: MTNKIYDIVIIGGGPGGIGTAIEASAHKVGEILLIEKTDNHSNTIRKFYKDNKRVDKDYKGQVTTLQGNVEFYDGTKETTLDYFDDLLDSDKIDSSFNTEVEKMVRVGDLLEIHTSAGLIKSRNAVISIGKMGKPNKPAYKIPPSIKAQVNFNLDKCSTNEKVLVVGGGNSAAEYAYDLADQNNNVTMVYRKASFSRLNEINEEMLNKYHGEEKLRLRMNTDIDSLENDGGKVKVNYNDGFSVLYDRVIYAIGGTTPVDFLKSCGVDVNENNQPTFDEHQETSAKCVYVAGDIAFKSGGSIAIALNHGYHIVNNIIRKRGQIFSHTEKTASL
- the queF gene encoding preQ(1) synthase, with the protein product MKYGEKEILEFDINNDENYWPNTNKKNYIIDIELPEFMAKCPRSGYPDFATIKIQYTPDEKVIELKALKIYINTFMYREVSHENSANEIFDVLFEKLQPRWLKVIADFKPRGNVHTVIEIDSAKM
- a CDS encoding DNA-binding protein codes for the protein MERLVTTSQAAHILGLSLQGIHYRIKKNQLKSIKKSGKTFVYVSEEMEKNASSNHNTKVEAIKADTSNQEQSQAIIDVKNEQIILLKDSMKWMKKQYKSEISRLEKNQKKIINVFNSEIKLLQSAFNEMRTIYKTQPQIESNPINTQSTTEFMTLKDFFVIMKRFNKTEKEIKYIIFQAIQKKDSRFIYNKKEKKLLILKSDFEDLA
- a CDS encoding DMT family transporter translates to MTKNFNLIGISSLIFAMFIWGSSFIGLKAAMVDLGPYTVIFLRMIIASFIFVFFIKQFLKYEFTKKDLKYILLLAIFEPCLYFLFEAKALQYTSASQAGMITSLMPLITAIAAGYFLQEIISRKLILGSALAMIGAVWLSVQATTTQSAPDPLLGNFLEFLAMICAAGYTIVAKYLTHKYSALFITAAQAFIGAVFFLPFFIYEYFTLEMNFTVEAVSWVFYLGIVVTIGGYGLYNYALTKIDASKAAIFVNLIPVSTLILAYFILNEKLTSVELIASATILGGVFLSQMPMEKLKRKKK